A region from the Bactrocera dorsalis isolate Fly_Bdor chromosome 1, ASM2337382v1, whole genome shotgun sequence genome encodes:
- the LOC105223073 gene encoding ATR-interacting protein mus304: MAKRFQPFKEFGRSTKKPKLDVSINKGRPLGPSQSWPNHIRSNAGEVHVKSPARNNVNNNNLWDDDDDDVILLATQVAESQVAIKTSDTNITDSDITFSEFAPHIHATTSTQRLTTVNAGLKATVSAPPTIENNNFSELFADDDDFAELLDVAGNGKKEQEITRGQHFETDNVFKKPIAIVNGRNGMTITTPQASQVNTAQTSDGQQAAARRQVATERQVKMLMERMDALKAENAKLTKDLSESKAKIESKDGESSLLRDELRHMKQQLQTLKMEKLMSTEAAKTECKTKIAELTKRVEAKESELKLRKVEYSVLKMRHADETQRLEMSIRNAVAGDVPMEEDVEQMSNKQNARILYRLRDFSLSTGLGDTNNSHLTEFSANAFERTQERVTGKRQYTPFQLELDNAQTLLAQLQLQRHKGSWTSTEAADFNERAIASACNALPEFWTYVHGLEFPKYCNVHPYHEYDLRNDDYTSPKRNLHAEQQLCEDERAISLRRYISALSVMCGRAPNFAQQLLAQHHGDYALLQVACHAISKLGYSREICAHFGVLEAFAVLLRVLLRQVRTGDSEHVELLVGGLLKQLIFVRPSAWIFCELSHCVLELTRIPAALERICVNSDESTFYSDRMRSLYRFSNDSCILQVYAGLLEIAFPLNDILSVSHMQLLTVICENHVRFAHYCFMKPPDFIHKLLPSYDDDDDEEDDEAEQQVAEKKVHSCKSISSEISVNNSEMGATANSTSNMASRSKKSTNSNTATRCECYTKLCLSVVTLLFQLLRQWRCTGRKIETPRVAEISQLSVQLLHTIFCDNYSTHLFRYAEETTKHYLWLISEWWSENAERLKFNSAQNNFLKKLRAFHIMPKQLNEEGNPVNVLNDLNEWHSLTNDSRSRNPDTSVNITLAVEKMNIMHYAGDEAKFFEGLKGYAFNFE, translated from the exons ATGGCAAAGCGTTTCCAGCCATTCAAGGAGTTTGGGCGTAGCACAAAGAAGCCAAAATTGGATGTAAGCATAAACAAAGGACGACCTTTAGGACCCAGTCAGTCTTGGCCAAATCATATACGTTCAAATGCTGGTGAGGTACATGTGAAGAGTCCTGCTCGTAATAATgtgaacaacaataatttatgGGACGATGACGACGATGATGTTATACTATTGGCCACTCAAGTAGCCGAATCTCAAGTGGCTATTAAAACATCGGATACAAATATTACTGACAGTGATATTACTTTCAGTGAATTCGCACCACATATCCACGCTACTACGAGCACACAACGACTTACAACAGTAAATGCTGGCCTCAAAGCCACGGTTAGTGCGCCTCCAACGAtagaaaacaacaatttttccgAATTGTtcgctgatgatgatgattttGCGGAACTTTTAGACGTAGCTGGAAATGGCAAAAAAGAACAAGAAATAACTCGAGGGCAACATTTTGAGACAGACAATGTCTTTAAAAAACCAATAGCGATAGTAAATGGTAGAAATGGCATGACTATTACAACTCCACAAGCTTCACAAGTAAATACAGCTCAAACATCAGATGGTCAGCAAGCAGCGGCAAGACGTCAGGTTGCGACGGAGCGGCAAGTAAAAATGTTGATGGAACGTATGGATGCCTTAAAAGCAGAAAATGCTAAACTCACAAAAGATCTCAGTGAATCGAAGGCCAAAATCGAAAGCAAGGATGGAGAG tctTCACTGCTACGCGATGAGCTGCGTCACATGAAGCAACAATTGCAAAcattgaaaatggaaaaacttatGAGTACCGAAGCTGCAAAAACTGAGTGCAAAACCAAAATTGCTGAGTTGACAAAACGTGTGGAGGCGAAGGAGTCGGAATTAAAGTTGCGCAAAGTGGAATACTCAGTGCTGAAGATGCGTCACGCCGATGAGACGCAACGTTTAGAAATGAGTATACGAAATGCCGTTGCAGGCGATGTGCCTATGGAAGAAGACGTGGAGCaaatgtcaaataaacaaaatgcgCGCATTCTGTACCGTCTACGTGATTTTTCATTATCCACAGgattaggtgatacaaacaattCGCATTTAACGGAATTCAGTGCAAATGCCTTCGAACGAACACAAGAGCGTGTCACAGGGAAACGTCAATATACACCATTTCAATTGGAGTTGGACAATGCGCAAACGCTACTGGCACAATTACAACTGCAACGACATAAAGGGTCGTGGACTTCGACGGAAGCAGCTGATTTCAATGAACGTGCTATCGCGTCCGCTTGCAATGCGTTACCCGAGTTTTGGACATATGTGCATGGCTTAGAGTTTCCTAAGTACTGCAATGTGCATCCCTATCATGAATACGATTTGCGTAACGATGACTACACAAGCCCTAAGCGCAATTTACACGCAGAACAACAATTATGCGAGGATGAGCGGGCAATTAGCCTGCGTCGTTATATTTCAGCTTTAAGCGTAATGTGTGGGCGAGCGCCAAATTTTGCACAACAACTACTGGCGCAACATCACGGTGATTATGCTTTGCTGCAGGTAGCGTGTCATGCCATCTCAAAGTTGGGCTACTCACGTGAGATTTGTGCGCACTTCGGCGTACTCGAGGCCTTTGCCGTTCTCTTACGTGTGCTATTGCGACAAGTGCGCACAGGCGATAGCGAACACGTAGAATTGCTGGTTGGAGGTTTACTAAAACAGCTGATATTTGTGAGGCCAAGTGCATGGATATTTTGTGAGTTATCGCATTGTGTGCTGGAGTTGACGCGTATACCAGCGGCTTTAGAACGAATTTGCGTAAACAGCGATGAGAGCACTTTTTACAGCGATCGCATGCGTTCGCTATATCGATTCTCGAACGATTCCTGTATACTGCAGGTATATGCGGGTCTGTTGGAGATTGCATTTCCACTAAATGACATATTGAGTGTGTCACATATGCAGCTACTGACCGTCATTTGTGAAAATCATGTGCGTTTCGCGCACTATTGTTTTATGAAGCCGCCCGATTTCATACACAAATTACTGCCCTCCTATGACGATGACGACGACGAGGAAGACGATGAGGCGGAGCAACAGGTAGCAGAAAAGAAAGTTCATAGTTGTAAAAGCATTTCCAGTGAAATTTCTGTAAATAACAGTGAAATGGGTGCAACGGCTAATTCGACATCTAATATGGCGAGTAGGTCCAAGAAATCAACCAATAGTAATACTGCAACTCGCTGTGAGTGCTACACAAAACTGTGTTTAAGCGTTGTAACGCTGCTATTTCAACTACTGCGACAATGGCGGTGCACAGGTCGCAAAATTG AAACTCCGCGTGTGGCAGAGATTTCCCAGTTATCTGTACAATTATTGCACACaattttttgtgataactaTTCGACACATCTCTTTCGTTATGCCGAAGAGACCACAAAGCATTACCTATGGCTGATTTCTGAATGGTGGTCGGAAAATGCCGAACGCTTAAAATTTAACAGTGCACAAA ataatttccttaaaaagtTGCGTGCTTTCCACATTATGCCAAAACAGTTGAATGAGGAGGGCAATCCCGTCAATGTCCTTAACGATCTAAATGAATGGCATTCGCTAACCAATGATAGCAGGTCACGAAATCCCGACACATCTGTGAATATCACATTAGCTGtagaaaaaatgaatattatGCACTATGCGGGTGATGAAGCAAAATTCTTCGAAGGCCTCAAGGGTTATGCCTTCAATTTTGAGTGA
- the LOC105223075 gene encoding DNA-directed RNA polymerases I and III subunit RPAC1 — protein MSTNIQRPRLYMDEHKLKQDPHDYGLADEPFNLETFKKKFQIVVVKYDGNEMEFDMIGVHPGIANAFRRLMLSEVPSMAIEKVYIYNNTSIMQDEVLAHRLGLIPLRADPRRFLYKTEESGDQGNEHDTLEFELKVKCTRRKDVKDSSNFDTIYKNHKVYSGQIKWLPKGKQSQIFSETDVGCIHDDILINQLRPGHELDLRLIAVKGIGKDHAKFSPVATAFYRLLPEIKLNRRIEGKEAFLLQKCFSPGVIGIDENDCAYVKDARYDTCSRNVYRYPQLENAVTMARVRDHYIFNVESVGALKPDVIFIEAVKVLKGKCRKFLEEIEAA, from the exons ATGTCTACTAATATTCAACGTCCACGATTGTATATGGATGAGCACAAGTTAAAACAGGATCCGCATGATTACGGACTCGCTGACGAACCCTTCAATTTAGAAacgtttaagaaaaaatttcaaatcgttGTTGTAAA atATGATGGGAATGAAATGGAATTTGATATGATCGGTGTACATCCAGGTATAGCAAATGCTTTCCGTCGTCTAATGCTTAGTGAAGTGCCCAGTATGGCTATTGAAAAggtgtatatatacaataatacatCTATAATGCAGGATGAAGTGTTAGCGCATCGTCTTGGTCTTATACCACTTCGTGCAGATCCCCGTCGTTTTCTATATAAGACAGAGGAAAGTGGTGATCAAGGAAATGAACATGATACTTTAGAATTCGAATTAAAAGTAAAGTGCACAAGACGTAAAGATGTTAAAGATTCTTCAAATTTCGACACAATCTATAAAAACCACAAGGTCTATTCCGGTCAAATAAAATGGCTACCAAAAGGGAAACAATCGCAAATTTTCAGTGAAACAGATGTGGGTTGTATACACGACGATATACTCATAAATCAACTTCGTCCTGGTCATGAACTAGACCTGCGCTTAATAGCTGTCAAAGGCATTGGAAAAGATCATGCAAAGTTTTCACCTGTAGCCACGGCGTTCTACAGATTGTTACCTGAAATCAAGTTAAACCGTAGAATAGAAGGCAAAGAGGCATTTCTTCTACAGAAGTGCTTTTCCCCCGGTGTAATTGGTATTGATGAAAATGACTGTGCATATGTTAAAGATGCCCGTTATGACACTTGTAGCCGCAACGTGTATAGATACCCACAGTTGGAAAACGCAGTAACTATGGCTCGAGTGCGCGATCACTACATTTTTAACGTTGAATCAGTTGGAGCTCTTAAACCTGACGTGATTTTCATTGAAGCAGTAAAAGTGTTGAAAGGTAAATGCCGGAAGTTTTTGGAAGAAATTGAAGCGGCGTAG